One Microtus pennsylvanicus isolate mMicPen1 chromosome 3, mMicPen1.hap1, whole genome shotgun sequence DNA window includes the following coding sequences:
- the Txn gene encoding thioredoxin, whose protein sequence is MVKLIESKEAFQEALDAAGDKLVVVDFSATWCGPCKMIKPFFHSLSEKYSSVVFLEIDVDDCQDVAAECEVKCMPTFQFYKKGQKVGEFSGANKEKLEASITEFA, encoded by the exons ATGGTGAAGCTGATCGAGAGCAAG gAAGCTTTTCAGGAGGCCCTGGATGCTGCGGGAGACAAGCTCGTAGTTGTGGACTTCTCGGCCACGTGGTGTGGACCTTGTAAAATGATCAAGCCTTTCTTTCAT tccCTCTCTGAAAAGTATTCCAGTGTGGTGTTCCTTGAAATAGATGTGGATGACTGCCAG GACGTTGCTGCAGAGTGTGAAGTCAAATGCATGCCGACCTTCCAGTTTTACAAAAAGGGTCAAAAG GTGGGTGAATTCTCTGGTGCGAACAAGGAAAAGCTTGAAGCCTCCATTACTGAATTTGCGTAA